Proteins from one Salinispora arenicola genomic window:
- a CDS encoding copper transporter, producing the protein MINFRYHVVSLTAVFLALAIGLVVGTAALNGPVADSLRENVNELRKDNQQMRQAVNNMEEQLDREDDFAAEIAGTFLPGRLTGKRVLVLSLPFGRDNTEGVVKMLQLGGADVVGRVDLQDKFINPDNNNDLLELAVTAARPTNAPTTNLPGNGHGVETSSALLATVLLDGASDATPISEADRRAVLAAYTNANYLTTSDRLTASAEAVVIVSGQPYIDKDSAAKDESVVKVAEQFHRTGATVVAGNGSEGGNVVAFVRGDAVLAGSISTVDNANTVQGQLVTALTLVQQVNENKAGHYGVGDDAASLLPRLPQ; encoded by the coding sequence GTGATCAACTTTCGGTATCACGTGGTGTCCCTGACGGCGGTCTTCCTGGCGCTGGCGATCGGCTTGGTGGTCGGCACGGCCGCGCTGAACGGGCCGGTGGCCGACTCCCTGCGGGAGAACGTCAACGAGCTGCGGAAAGACAACCAGCAGATGCGCCAGGCGGTCAACAACATGGAGGAGCAGCTCGACCGCGAGGATGACTTCGCCGCCGAGATAGCCGGGACGTTTCTGCCGGGCCGGCTCACTGGTAAGCGGGTGCTGGTGCTCAGTCTGCCGTTCGGACGCGACAACACCGAGGGTGTGGTCAAGATGCTCCAACTCGGCGGTGCCGACGTGGTCGGCCGGGTCGACCTGCAGGACAAGTTCATCAATCCGGACAACAACAACGACCTGCTGGAACTGGCGGTCACCGCGGCTCGCCCGACCAACGCGCCGACGACGAACCTGCCCGGGAACGGGCACGGCGTGGAGACCTCCAGTGCCCTGCTGGCCACGGTGCTGCTGGACGGGGCTTCCGACGCGACGCCGATCAGTGAGGCGGACCGGCGGGCCGTGCTGGCCGCCTACACGAACGCTAACTACCTCACCACCTCCGACCGGCTCACCGCGTCGGCGGAGGCGGTCGTGATCGTCAGTGGCCAGCCGTACATCGACAAGGACTCCGCCGCGAAGGACGAGTCGGTGGTCAAGGTCGCCGAGCAGTTCCACCGGACCGGCGCGACCGTGGTCGCGGGCAACGGCTCGGAGGGCGGCAACGTGGTGGCCTTCGTTCGGGGCGACGCGGTGCTGGCCGGGTCGATCTCGACGGTCGATAACGCGAACACCGTCCAAGGGCAGTTGGTCACCGCGCTCACCCTCGTGCAGCAGGTCAACGAGAACAAAGCAGGCCACTACGGTGTCGGCGACGACGCCGCGTCGTTGCTTCCTAGACTGCCCCAATGA
- the steA gene encoding putative cytokinetic ring protein SteA, giving the protein MRLPTLRWTRPAEPGRVAGTARLDRRTKRLVGRLRPGDIAVIDHVDLDRVAADSLVAVGVGAVLNAKPSVSGRYPNLGPEVLIEAGIPLLDDLGESVFERIQEGDTVRIEGNTVNLGEEPVAHGVLQDTETVGKAMADAREGLSVQLEAFAANTMVYLKQERDLLLDGVGVPDIRTEIQGRHCLIVVRGYDYKADLDVLRPYIREFKPVLIGVDGGADALVEAGYPPDLIIGDMDSVTDDVLRCGAEVVVHAYPDGRAPGLARVNGLGVPAVTFPAAATSEDLAMLLADEKGASLLVAVGTHATLVEFLDKGRGGMASTFLTRLKVGGKLVDAKGVSRLYRQSISGSSLLLLVLSAIAAMASAVAVSTVGKAYLGVASEWWNNFVFQLERLF; this is encoded by the coding sequence ATGCGTCTACCTACGTTGCGCTGGACCCGACCCGCGGAGCCGGGCCGGGTCGCCGGCACCGCCCGCCTGGATCGTCGGACCAAGCGCCTGGTTGGCCGGCTCCGGCCTGGGGACATCGCCGTGATCGACCATGTCGACCTGGACCGGGTGGCCGCCGATTCGCTTGTCGCGGTCGGTGTTGGGGCCGTGCTCAACGCGAAGCCGTCGGTTTCGGGTCGTTATCCCAATCTCGGCCCGGAGGTGCTCATCGAGGCTGGTATCCCGCTCCTGGACGACTTGGGGGAGAGTGTCTTCGAGCGGATCCAGGAGGGTGACACTGTCCGGATCGAGGGCAACACCGTCAATCTCGGCGAGGAGCCGGTGGCCCACGGTGTCTTGCAGGATACGGAGACCGTCGGGAAGGCGATGGCTGATGCCCGGGAGGGGCTGTCGGTCCAGTTGGAGGCCTTCGCCGCGAACACCATGGTCTACCTGAAGCAGGAGCGGGACCTGCTGCTGGACGGTGTGGGTGTTCCGGACATCCGTACCGAGATTCAGGGGCGGCACTGCCTGATCGTGGTGCGCGGCTACGACTACAAGGCTGACCTGGATGTGCTGCGCCCGTACATTCGGGAGTTCAAGCCGGTCCTCATCGGCGTCGACGGTGGGGCGGACGCCCTGGTCGAGGCCGGCTACCCACCCGACCTGATCATCGGTGACATGGACTCGGTGACCGACGACGTGCTGCGCTGCGGTGCCGAGGTCGTGGTACACGCCTACCCGGACGGGCGGGCGCCGGGGCTGGCGCGGGTCAATGGTCTCGGGGTGCCGGCGGTCACCTTCCCCGCCGCGGCCACCAGCGAGGATCTGGCGATGCTGCTCGCCGATGAGAAGGGCGCGTCGTTGCTGGTGGCGGTCGGCACGCACGCCACGCTCGTCGAGTTCCTGGACAAGGGGCGGGGTGGGATGGCATCGACCTTCCTCACCAGGCTGAAGGTCGGTGGGAAGCTGGTCGACGCCAAGGGCGTCAGCCGGCTCTATCGGCAGAGCATCTCCGGATCCTCACTGCTGCTGCTGGTGCTCTCGGCGATTGCCGCGATGGCCTCGGCCGTGGCGGTCTCCACCGTCGGGAAGGCGTACCTGGGCGTGGCCTCCGAGTGGTGGAACAATTTCGTGTTCCAGCTGGAGCGGCTCTTCTGA
- the recN gene encoding DNA repair protein RecN, whose protein sequence is MLEELRITGLGVIEDTTLPLTGGMNVITGETGAGKTMVVTGLGLLFGGRADAGRVRAEPGRAVVEGRLRLVGRVAETVCARITDAGGEPDEDGSVLLSRTVTVEGRSRAHLGGRSMPVSMLAEVGEQVLAVHGQSDQLRLLRAAEQRAALDRFAGPEHEKLLDALREAYTRWRSVVEDLAGRRRNARDRIREADLLRLGLDEITRVDPQPGEDDELKGEAQRLEHAEGLRTAVRLAQQCVAGGLEVAEDTPDATTLLGTARRTLDGQSGTDPALGELASRLEEAATLVADVSAELSTYLAGLDADPARLQAVYERRVALRALTRKYADDTDGVIAWAERARTRLSDLDSSDELLDELEREASRLAGEVVDLAGRVSVGRQEAATRFAEQVTAELAGLAMPHSRVEVGVLPRPVGKSEPGLVVNGVEVSVGPDGGDEVELRLLAHPGAPALPLQRGASGGELSRVMLAIEVVFAGSGGPPTLVFDEVDAGVGGRAAVEIGRRLARLARTHQVLVVTHLPQVAAFADRHLVVAKDTGGAVTTSGVRVVEDTERARELARMLAGLPDSDLGLAHAEELLAVAARERRP, encoded by the coding sequence GTGCTGGAAGAGCTACGCATCACCGGGCTGGGTGTCATCGAGGACACGACGCTGCCGTTGACCGGCGGTATGAACGTGATCACTGGTGAGACCGGAGCGGGCAAGACCATGGTGGTGACTGGCCTCGGTCTGCTCTTCGGTGGGCGTGCCGACGCCGGGCGGGTGCGGGCCGAGCCCGGCCGGGCGGTGGTCGAGGGCCGGCTGCGGCTGGTCGGCCGGGTGGCCGAAACCGTCTGTGCCCGGATCACCGACGCAGGCGGCGAACCGGACGAGGACGGTTCGGTGCTGCTCAGCCGTACCGTCACGGTGGAAGGTCGCTCCCGCGCCCACCTCGGGGGGCGGAGCATGCCGGTGTCGATGCTGGCGGAGGTGGGCGAGCAGGTGCTCGCGGTGCACGGTCAGTCCGACCAACTGCGACTACTACGCGCGGCCGAGCAGCGCGCCGCGCTCGACCGGTTCGCCGGTCCGGAGCACGAGAAGCTGCTCGACGCGTTGCGGGAGGCGTACACCCGGTGGCGTTCGGTGGTGGAGGACCTGGCCGGCCGGCGCCGAAACGCGCGCGACCGGATCCGGGAGGCCGATCTGCTGCGGCTCGGCTTAGACGAGATCACCCGGGTTGACCCGCAGCCGGGTGAGGACGACGAGCTCAAGGGGGAGGCACAGCGGCTGGAGCACGCCGAGGGATTGCGCACCGCGGTGCGGCTCGCCCAGCAGTGTGTGGCCGGGGGGCTGGAGGTGGCCGAGGACACCCCTGATGCCACGACGCTACTCGGCACCGCACGTCGTACGTTAGACGGGCAGTCCGGCACCGATCCTGCCCTCGGGGAACTGGCGTCGCGTCTGGAGGAGGCGGCGACTCTGGTCGCGGACGTCTCTGCAGAGTTGTCGACGTACCTGGCCGGGCTCGACGCCGACCCGGCACGGTTGCAGGCCGTCTACGAGCGGCGAGTCGCGCTGCGCGCGCTGACCCGCAAGTACGCTGACGACACCGACGGGGTGATCGCCTGGGCCGAGCGGGCGCGGACCCGCCTGTCCGATCTGGATTCCTCGGACGAACTGCTTGACGAACTGGAACGGGAGGCGTCTCGGCTGGCCGGCGAGGTGGTCGACCTGGCGGGCCGGGTGTCGGTGGGGCGGCAGGAGGCGGCGACCCGGTTCGCGGAGCAGGTCACCGCTGAGTTGGCGGGGCTGGCCATGCCGCATTCCCGGGTCGAGGTGGGGGTGCTGCCTCGCCCGGTCGGCAAGTCTGAGCCCGGCCTGGTGGTCAACGGCGTCGAGGTCAGTGTTGGGCCCGACGGTGGTGACGAGGTGGAGCTGCGTCTGCTGGCGCACCCGGGTGCGCCAGCGCTGCCCTTGCAGCGGGGCGCCTCCGGCGGTGAGCTGTCTCGGGTGATGCTCGCCATCGAGGTGGTCTTCGCCGGCTCGGGTGGCCCGCCCACGCTGGTCTTCGACGAGGTGGACGCCGGGGTCGGTGGCCGGGCGGCGGTGGAGATCGGGCGCCGGTTGGCCCGGCTGGCCCGCACTCACCAGGTGCTTGTCGTCACCCATCTGCCCCAGGTCGCCGCGTTCGCCGATCGGCACCTGGTGGTGGCGAAGGACACCGGTGGTGCGGTCACGACCAGCGGGGTTCGGGTGGTGGAGGACACGGAGCGAGCGCGGGAGCTCGCCCGCATGCTTGCCGGTTTGCCGGATTCGGATCTGGGCCTTGCGCACGCCGAGGAGTTACTGGCTGTGGCCGCGCGGGAACGACGGCCCTAA
- a CDS encoding NAD kinase, translated as MWGRRPVSDGTAGVVNRTALLVTHTGRRRSTEHARSVAVDLIAAGFVVRVVAEEAEDLDLPGAVPVTGPEAAEGAEIVFALGGDGTFLRAAELARPAKVPLLGINLGKVGFLADAEIDDLDSAVRDVVDRNYTVDERLTLDVTAEFDGGPTIESWALNEISVEKGERAQMLELLVDVDGRPLSRYGCDGVVCATPTGSTAYAFSGGGPVVWPEVEALLLVPISAHALFSRPLVTAPTSTFVITVDPFTSLAVLCCDGRRVYDLPPGARVTVRRGALPVRIVRLRDRPFTDRLVAKFDLPVQGWRGSRH; from the coding sequence GTGTGGGGCCGGCGACCGGTCTCCGACGGTACGGCGGGCGTGGTGAACCGGACCGCGCTGCTGGTGACCCACACCGGGCGCCGCCGCAGCACCGAGCACGCGCGGTCGGTGGCCGTGGATCTGATCGCGGCCGGTTTCGTTGTCCGCGTCGTCGCCGAGGAGGCCGAGGATCTCGACCTGCCCGGGGCGGTCCCGGTGACCGGTCCCGAGGCCGCCGAGGGCGCCGAGATCGTCTTCGCCCTGGGCGGGGACGGCACGTTCCTGCGGGCCGCTGAGCTGGCCCGGCCGGCGAAGGTGCCGCTGCTCGGGATCAACCTCGGTAAAGTTGGCTTTCTCGCCGACGCCGAGATCGACGATCTCGACTCTGCGGTCCGTGATGTGGTCGACCGTAACTACACCGTGGACGAACGTCTGACGCTGGACGTGACCGCTGAGTTCGACGGCGGTCCGACGATCGAGTCCTGGGCATTGAACGAAATCAGCGTCGAAAAGGGAGAGCGGGCCCAGATGCTCGAGCTCCTCGTCGACGTGGATGGGCGTCCACTGTCCCGCTATGGCTGCGACGGGGTCGTCTGCGCCACTCCCACGGGCTCGACGGCCTACGCGTTCTCCGGCGGTGGACCGGTGGTGTGGCCCGAGGTGGAGGCCCTCCTGTTGGTGCCGATCAGCGCACATGCGCTATTCAGTCGCCCACTGGTCACCGCGCCCACCTCCACCTTTGTCATCACCGTGGACCCGTTCACCAGTCTCGCAGTGCTCTGCTGCGACGGACGGCGGGTGTACGACCTCCCGCCGGGCGCGCGGGTGACGGTACGGCGCGGGGCGCTGCCGGTACGAATCGTGCGGCTACGGGATCGGCCGTTCACCGACCGGCTGGTGGCCAAGTTCGACCTGCCGGTGCAGGGCTGGCGGGGTAGCCGGCACTGA